One Rosa chinensis cultivar Old Blush chromosome 3, RchiOBHm-V2, whole genome shotgun sequence DNA window includes the following coding sequences:
- the LOC112194375 gene encoding NAC domain-containing protein 2-like, whose protein sequence is MDHLFLSMESNYQKNPMFIEDPVDVYLNSLPPGYRFAPTDAELILYYLQKKILKQELPLNKIREIDIYQHDPQYLAETQLNRHGEREWYFFTPRERKYPHGSRPNRTAHDGFWKVTGKDEVITSATGEIIGYKNTLDYFEGTHSENQKTKWKMHEYRLKKSERDEDIAASNNEKCQRDMKLDDCVLCKIYTSNRCKAGKSTKKISNSAKKSFNSVQDRDVQHENQDQPTFGGDYNSNSPAAFNNGYGSTNKFCDPANLPLQDQACGIAHPSGHINNFNNQNNTHYNMHSSSLEDHVRDFERWLITAVHEEGKK, encoded by the exons ATGGATCACTTGTTTCTTTCAATGGAGTCAAACTACCAAAAAAACCCTATGTTCATTGAAGATCCAGTTGACGTTTATTTGAATTCTCTTCCGCCCGGTTATCGATTTGCCCCTACCGATGCAGAGCTGATTCTATATTACTTGCAGAAAAAGATTTTGAAGCAGGAACTACCCCTTAACAAGATTCGTGAAATCGATATTTATCAACACGATCCTCAGTACCTTGCTG AGACGCAGTTGAACAGACATGGAGAAAGAGAATGGTACTTTTTCACTCCCAGGGAGCGAAAGTACCCCCATGGTTCACGGCCAAATCGAACAGCACACGATGGATTCTGGAAGGTAACTGGAAAAGATGAAGTCATTACATCAGCTACAGGTGAAATAATTGGATACAAAAATACTCTTGATTACTTTGAAGGGACACATTCAGAAAACCAAAAGACCAAATGGAAAATGCATGAATATAGACTAAAGAAATCAGAGAGAGATGAAGATATTGCTGCTTCAAATAATGAAAAATGTCAACGTGATATGAAG TTGGATGATTGTGTTTTGTGTAAGATTTACACAAGTAACAGATGCAAGGCCGGGAAAAGCACCAAGAAAATTAGCAACAGTGCaaagaaatcattcaattcTGTCCAAGATAGAGATGTTCAGCATGAAAATCAGGATCAACCAACTTTTGGTGGTGATTACAATTCCAATTCTCCCGCTGCATTTAACAATGGTTATGGTTCGACGAACAAATTTTGTGACCCTGCAAATCTTCCTCTGCAAGATCAAGCTTGTGGCATCGCCCATCCTTCAGGACACATCAATAACTTCAATAATCAAAACAATACACATTACAACATGCACTCAAGTTCTTTGGAAGATCATGTCAGAGATTTTGAGCGTTGGTTAATTACAGCCGTGCACGAAGAAGGCAAAAAGTGA